The following are encoded in a window of Arctopsyche grandis isolate Sample6627 chromosome 4, ASM5162203v2, whole genome shotgun sequence genomic DNA:
- the LOC143910330 gene encoding uncharacterized protein LOC143910330, giving the protein MSDGEHSFGWTSDDEKDSNSDEEESSNIVSRSSEKFTPANIMVKKEREDSPVDESFYNETYNGHDISNGYSFKRSADNSIEDGENALDQEVLKKFLDENPNLRPTPVSQTDLITENDDLWLIQCPPRFDVDSLVRLRILDHDKSKLKIPNSKLECVNIDKDSNQDITMILPATAGRPCTINNYTIKGKYVVRERMKTAISVRPEEEQTTTVPFPDNLKIRHPLFGGDYKKHIKLPSVVCERLANPPTRSLKSHKKYKTVQEPVVKEEEVHDTTVTKQHKKRKGSPGLLDDTVKSKKMKMAQKMWETETSIEKSLFDSPIIKKKKIKKESSN; this is encoded by the exons ATGTCTGACGGTGAACATAGTTTTGGTTGGACTTCCGATGATGAAAAAGACTC aaaTAGTGATGAGGAAGAATCTTCAAATATAGTATCTCGTTCAAGTGAAAAATTTACACCTGCAAATATAATGgtcaagaaagaaagagaggaTTCACCAGTCGATGAGTCTTTTTACAATGAAACATATAACGGACATGATATTTCAAATGGATATTCATTTAAACGTTCAGCAGACAATAGTATCGAAGATGGTGAAAATGCTTTGGATCaagaagtattaaaaaaatttttagacGAAAATCCAAATTTGAGACCAACACCCGTCTCACAAACCGACTTAATAACGGAAAACGACGATCTATGGCTGATACAATGTCCCCCTCGTTTCGATGTAGATTCGTTGGTGAGACTGAGAATCTTAGACCACGACAAGAGTAAACTTAAAATACCTAATTCGAAACTTGAATGCGTTAACATTGACAAAGATTCGAATCAAGACATCACTATGATATTACCTGCCACTGCTGGAAGGCCATGcacaataaataattacacGATAAAAGGAAAATATGTTGTTAGGGAAAGAATGAAAACTGCCATTTCAGTAAGACCTGAAGAAGAGCAAACAACCACTGTACCCTTTCCAGATAATTTGAAGATTCGACATCCACTTTTCGGTGGGGattataaaaaacatattaaattgcCGAGTGTTGTGTGTGAAAGGCTAGCTAATCCTCCGACTAGATCTTTGAAgagtcataaaaaatataaaacggtCCAAGAGCCCGTGGTGAAGGAGGAGGAAGTGCATGATACGACGGTGACTAAACAACATAAAAAGAGGAAGGGCTCTCCCGGTTTATTAGACGATACTGTTAAATCAAAGAAAATGAAGATGGCTCAAAAAATGTGGGAGACAGaaacttcgattgaaaagagtcTCTTTGATTCacctattattaaaaagaaaaaaattaaaaaagaatcatctaattaa